In Candidatus Deferrimicrobium sp., the following proteins share a genomic window:
- a CDS encoding cell division protein FtsQ/DivIB produces the protein MIEYRAYHKTRNGKRGTAGRAVRKKGKARDVEMKSSQARLRLIGWITVGLLVVGFTGVAFASAYSWLTRSPLFTVRTIDMNRCSNVSLEEVWAIVRGDGSGILWSVPAKEVARRLSGHPWVRSVSVRKSFPDRLVVRIQERTPVAMVNLDALHYLDEDGRPFKRLTAYDPKNLAIVTGFSRGDLLRKDPVTIRDLRKTLDLLRGVEAGALRQNVSEIHFDAQDGYTVVTRDAGLQLKVGTMDVKEAIRRIEAAMPRISGMSRSSGIADLKTEGRVFMRPGE, from the coding sequence ATGATCGAGTACCGCGCATACCACAAGACCCGCAACGGAAAGCGGGGAACCGCCGGGCGGGCCGTGCGGAAGAAGGGAAAGGCACGGGACGTGGAAATGAAGTCGTCGCAGGCGCGACTTCGACTGATCGGGTGGATTACTGTCGGCCTTCTCGTTGTCGGGTTCACCGGCGTGGCGTTCGCCTCCGCCTACTCGTGGCTCACACGCTCGCCGCTCTTCACGGTGCGCACCATCGACATGAACCGGTGCTCGAACGTTTCCCTCGAGGAAGTGTGGGCGATCGTCCGCGGCGACGGGTCGGGCATCCTCTGGTCCGTTCCGGCGAAAGAGGTCGCGCGGCGCCTGTCCGGACACCCCTGGGTCCGATCCGTCTCCGTCCGAAAGTCCTTTCCGGACCGCCTGGTGGTGCGGATCCAGGAGCGCACGCCGGTCGCCATGGTGAACCTGGATGCCCTCCACTACCTCGACGAGGATGGTCGTCCGTTCAAGCGGCTGACCGCGTACGACCCGAAGAACCTCGCCATCGTCACGGGGTTTTCGCGGGGGGACCTCCTCCGGAAGGACCCGGTGACGATACGGGATCTCCGGAAAACGCTCGACCTGCTGCGGGGCGTCGAGGCGGGCGCGCTTCGGCAGAACGTCTCCGAGATCCATTTCGACGCGCAGGACGGCTACACGGTGGTCACCCGGGACGCGGGGCTGCAGCTCAAGGTCGGCACGATGGACGTCAAGGAGGCGATCCGCCGGATCGAGGCGGCCATGCCCAGGATCTCGGGGATGAGCCGGTCCTCGGGGATCGCTGATCTCAAAACAGAGGGCCGCGTCTTCATGCGGCCGGGGGAGTGA
- the ftsA gene encoding cell division protein FtsA: MDTKTNDQVIAGLDVGSSQVTTVLGRKTQDGVEILGMGECPTEGMRRGAVVNVDATVKSIRQSVTEAERMTGLTVESAFVGISGPLIKSFNSHAAISVKNEREVTDADFTRVLEIARTVELPNDREILHVLTQEFIVDDMAGIKDPRGMTGIRLDARVHVVTNDVPGARNLARCVEKADLDVESFVLSPLASAEAVLTPEEREVGVALMDFGGGTVEIVIFFNGSLRHTYVLPLGGSSITSDIAIGLKLPQSDAEILKVSSGCAMIQKVRRDELVELPGVGGRLPRPIRRQYLSEIIEPRAEEIFTLLRKEILRSGYEENLGAGVVLTGGGSKLDGLTDLGERVFKLPFRRGNPIGIGGLVEVVNGPAFATAVGLVQYGAAASERVYRSAEAPEGDGVIDRFKRYLSEFF, translated from the coding sequence ATGGACACGAAAACGAATGATCAGGTGATCGCGGGGCTGGACGTCGGGTCGAGCCAGGTGACCACGGTCCTCGGAAGGAAGACGCAGGACGGCGTGGAAATCCTCGGGATGGGGGAGTGCCCCACGGAGGGGATGCGGAGGGGGGCCGTGGTGAACGTCGACGCCACGGTGAAGTCGATCCGGCAGAGCGTGACAGAGGCGGAACGGATGACCGGTCTGACCGTGGAATCGGCCTTCGTCGGGATCTCCGGACCGCTCATCAAGTCGTTCAACAGCCACGCGGCCATCTCGGTGAAGAACGAGCGCGAGGTCACCGACGCCGACTTCACGCGGGTCCTCGAGATCGCGCGGACGGTGGAGCTTCCCAACGACCGGGAGATCCTGCACGTCCTCACGCAGGAGTTCATCGTCGACGACATGGCAGGGATCAAGGATCCCCGGGGAATGACCGGTATCCGTCTCGACGCGCGCGTCCACGTCGTGACCAACGACGTCCCGGGGGCGCGAAACCTGGCGAGGTGCGTGGAGAAGGCGGACCTCGACGTCGAAAGCTTCGTCCTCTCCCCGCTGGCGTCGGCCGAGGCGGTGCTCACCCCGGAGGAGCGCGAGGTCGGCGTTGCGCTTATGGATTTCGGCGGCGGGACCGTGGAGATCGTCATCTTTTTCAACGGCTCCCTGCGGCACACCTACGTCCTGCCCCTCGGGGGGAGCAGCATCACCTCCGACATCGCGATCGGGCTGAAGCTCCCCCAGTCGGACGCGGAGATCCTGAAAGTCTCCTCGGGATGCGCGATGATCCAGAAGGTGCGCCGGGACGAGCTGGTGGAACTGCCGGGAGTGGGCGGTCGGCTTCCCCGCCCGATCCGCCGGCAATACCTCAGCGAGATCATCGAGCCGCGCGCGGAGGAGATCTTCACCCTTCTGAGGAAGGAGATCCTCCGGTCCGGCTACGAGGAAAACCTCGGCGCCGGGGTGGTGCTCACCGGTGGCGGGTCGAAGCTTGACGGTCTCACCGATCTCGGGGAGCGGGTGTTCAAGCTCCCCTTCCGGAGGGGAAACCCGATCGGGATCGGAGGATTGGTCGAGGTCGTGAACGGTCCCGCGTTCGCCACCGCGGTGGGGCTGGTCCAGTACGGGGCGGCCGCGTCGGAGAGGGTCTACCGGTCGGCGGAGGCCCCGGAGGGCGATGGGGTGATCGACCGGTTCAAGCGGTACCTGTCGGAATTTTTCTAA
- the ftsZ gene encoding cell division protein FtsZ: MFTIVEENRCHAIIKVFGVGGGGGNAINTMIEEGLQGVEFIAANTDAQALARSLAPLKLQLGARLTKGLGAGANPDIGRQAALEDRDLIREALTGADMVFITAGLGGGTGTGAGPVVAEVAREVGALTVAVVTRPFSFEGHTRKRQADGGTKELRSLVDTIIVIPNEKLLLIAGKDMRFVEAFRKVDDVLFQAVRGISELVTKPGYINLDFADVKTIMSGMGVALMGTGAASGQNRAVAAAEKAISSPLLEDVSIRGARGVLINITAGPSLSLSEVNDAASLVREEASDEANIIFGTVIDETLGDELKVTVVATGFEPGIGEGAWKNPRKGIKLISRADDLQTPAFLRAGAPKTLDERLEDLPLIDKEAEIESLDEFEIPTFLRRRVE; encoded by the coding sequence ATGTTCACGATCGTCGAGGAGAACCGTTGCCACGCCATCATCAAGGTGTTCGGGGTGGGCGGCGGAGGCGGCAACGCCATCAACACCATGATCGAGGAAGGACTGCAGGGCGTCGAGTTCATCGCGGCGAACACCGATGCGCAGGCGCTGGCGCGGAGCCTGGCGCCCCTCAAGCTTCAGTTGGGTGCCCGGCTGACCAAGGGGCTCGGCGCGGGCGCCAACCCCGACATCGGCCGTCAGGCGGCACTCGAGGACCGGGACCTGATCCGGGAGGCCCTCACCGGCGCGGACATGGTGTTCATCACGGCCGGCCTCGGCGGAGGCACGGGGACCGGAGCGGGGCCGGTGGTCGCCGAGGTGGCGAGGGAGGTCGGGGCGCTCACGGTGGCGGTCGTGACGCGGCCGTTTTCCTTCGAGGGCCATACCCGGAAACGGCAGGCGGACGGGGGCACGAAGGAACTGCGCAGCCTCGTGGACACGATCATCGTCATCCCGAACGAGAAACTGCTCCTGATAGCGGGGAAGGACATGCGCTTCGTCGAGGCGTTCCGCAAAGTGGACGACGTGCTTTTCCAGGCGGTCCGGGGGATCTCCGAGCTCGTCACGAAGCCCGGCTACATCAACCTCGATTTCGCCGACGTGAAGACGATCATGTCGGGGATGGGCGTGGCGCTGATGGGGACGGGGGCCGCCTCCGGCCAGAACCGGGCTGTCGCCGCCGCGGAGAAGGCGATCTCGAGCCCGCTCCTCGAGGATGTCTCGATCCGCGGAGCCCGCGGCGTTCTCATCAATATCACGGCCGGGCCGTCCCTCTCCCTGAGCGAGGTAAACGACGCGGCGAGCCTGGTCCGCGAGGAAGCCTCCGACGAGGCGAACATCATCTTCGGAACGGTGATCGACGAAACGCTGGGGGACGAACTGAAAGTCACGGTGGTCGCGACGGGGTTCGAGCCGGGCATCGGGGAGGGGGCCTGGAAGAACCCGCGGAAGGGGATCAAGCTGATCAGCCGGGCAGACGATCTGCAGACCCCGGCGTTCCTGCGGGCAGGCGCGCCGAAGACGTTGGACGAGCGACTGGAGGATCTTCCCCTGATCGACAAGGAGGCGGAGATCGAATCGCTCGACGAGTTCGAGATCCCCACGTTCCTCCGTCGGCGGGTGGAGTAG
- a CDS encoding B12-binding domain-containing radical SAM protein, translating into MGRPRRGGAGPANEIFAVRKDWGAGIRVALVYPNRYAAGMSNLGFLLIYARINARPDALCERSFLSGDGRRRAPPRGLGAGSGNPPAEGRTLESGRPLSSFDVVALSLSYENDLLNVPAILAAGGVLPFREDRAASGGRHPLVVAGGFAASLNPEPAGVFADAVVVGDGERAMDLLLDHGPGPGGDPGFRRELSEIPGVYIPGGYRPEYAESSPGERASGGLPTLRAIEPLPGFPARVAREVLDLRSLSPTPPVMLSGETELGRMSLVETSRGCPRMCGFCAAAHACPSFREFPLERVRAAVDAAWPHRRKVGLIGAAVLDWRHFRTLAREILDRGGTVSPASVRADLVDEEIADILARSGHRTVALAPECGDARLRARVGKRVPDETFFSAAEILARSGIVSFKLYFLLGLPGVTREEEVGGIARFLEIFRERVLAVARGVGRMGVVTSVLSPFVPKPFTPLQWASMTPEEELKSRGEGVAAAVRAIPNVRVSASPPWDAVVQGYLGLSDRRVAAGLRAARPGRLPRSAPGLAEELASAVFREKGGGEYLPWEVIDGGLPKDALRARYEAFFR; encoded by the coding sequence GTGGGAAGGCCGCGCCGCGGGGGCGCCGGGCCCGCGAACGAGATCTTCGCCGTGCGCAAGGATTGGGGAGCCGGAATCCGCGTCGCGCTCGTCTACCCCAACCGGTACGCGGCGGGAATGTCGAATCTCGGGTTCCTCCTGATCTACGCCCGGATCAACGCGCGTCCGGACGCCCTTTGCGAGCGGTCCTTTCTTTCCGGTGACGGGCGGCGGCGCGCCCCTCCGCGAGGCTTGGGGGCCGGTTCCGGGAATCCGCCCGCCGAGGGGAGGACGCTCGAGAGCGGGCGCCCCCTCTCCTCGTTCGATGTCGTCGCCCTCTCCCTTTCCTACGAGAACGACCTGCTGAACGTCCCCGCGATCCTCGCCGCGGGAGGCGTCCTCCCGTTCCGGGAGGATCGCGCCGCCTCCGGCGGCCGGCACCCGCTCGTTGTCGCCGGCGGCTTCGCCGCGTCGCTCAATCCCGAGCCGGCCGGAGTGTTCGCCGACGCCGTGGTCGTGGGCGACGGGGAGCGCGCGATGGACCTCCTTCTCGACCATGGACCCGGTCCCGGGGGGGATCCCGGCTTCCGGAGGGAACTCTCGGAGATCCCGGGCGTGTACATCCCCGGGGGATACCGGCCGGAATACGCGGAATCGTCCCCCGGGGAGCGGGCGTCCGGCGGACTTCCGACGCTCCGGGCGATCGAGCCGCTTCCGGGGTTCCCCGCCCGCGTCGCACGCGAGGTCCTCGATCTTCGCTCCCTGTCCCCGACCCCGCCTGTCATGCTTTCCGGAGAGACGGAGCTCGGCAGAATGTCCCTTGTCGAGACTTCCCGCGGCTGCCCGAGGATGTGCGGGTTCTGCGCCGCGGCCCACGCCTGCCCTTCCTTCCGGGAGTTTCCCCTCGAGCGCGTGCGCGCGGCCGTCGACGCCGCGTGGCCCCACCGCAGGAAGGTGGGGCTCATCGGCGCCGCCGTCCTCGACTGGCGTCACTTTCGGACGCTGGCGCGGGAAATCCTCGACCGGGGCGGGACGGTTTCGCCGGCTTCCGTGCGCGCGGATCTCGTCGACGAGGAGATCGCGGACATTCTCGCCCGGAGCGGACACCGCACCGTGGCGTTGGCGCCTGAGTGCGGCGACGCCCGGCTGCGCGCCCGGGTGGGGAAGCGCGTGCCGGACGAGACGTTTTTCTCCGCCGCGGAGATCCTGGCCCGCTCGGGGATCGTCTCGTTCAAGCTGTACTTTCTGCTCGGCCTTCCGGGGGTGACGCGGGAGGAAGAGGTCGGAGGGATCGCGCGTTTCCTCGAGATCTTCCGGGAGCGCGTTCTCGCGGTGGCGCGCGGTGTCGGCCGGATGGGCGTCGTGACATCGGTGCTCTCCCCCTTCGTCCCGAAGCCGTTCACGCCGTTGCAGTGGGCTTCGATGACGCCGGAGGAGGAGCTGAAGTCACGGGGGGAGGGAGTTGCCGCCGCCGTCCGCGCGATTCCCAACGTGAGGGTATCCGCATCTCCCCCATGGGATGCGGTCGTCCAGGGGTACCTCGGGCTTTCGGATCGGCGGGTGGCCGCCGGCCTGCGGGCGGCGCGTCCCGGAAGGCTTCCACGCTCCGCGCCGGGTTTGGCCGAGGAACTGGCGTCGGCTGTCTTCCGGGAAAAGGGGGGAGGGGAGTATCTCCCCTGGGAGGTGATCGACGGGGGTCTGCCAAAGGACGCGCTTCGCGCCCGCTACGAGGCCTTCTTTCGCTAG
- a CDS encoding secondary thiamine-phosphate synthase enzyme YjbQ — protein MAFKTITVKTEIKQQLIDITQQVRLVVRESGVKSGVCLVFIPHTTAAVTINENADPNVRRDFLNRLEQVAPSDGTYLHSEGNSHAHIKSSLVGSSVVVFVEAGRLVLGTWQSVFLCEFDGPRTRNVMVRVSAG, from the coding sequence ATGGCGTTCAAGACGATCACCGTAAAAACCGAAATAAAGCAACAACTGATCGACATCACCCAGCAGGTCCGCCTCGTGGTGCGGGAGAGCGGCGTGAAAAGCGGGGTTTGCCTGGTGTTCATCCCTCATACCACGGCTGCGGTCACCATCAACGAGAACGCCGACCCGAATGTACGGCGGGACTTCCTGAACCGCCTCGAGCAGGTCGCCCCTTCCGACGGGACGTACCTTCACTCCGAGGGGAATTCCCACGCCCACATCAAATCCAGTCTCGTCGGATCGAGCGTCGTCGTATTCGTCGAGGCCGGCCGGTTGGTGCTCGGTACCTGGCAGTCCGTCTTCCTGTGCGAATTCGACGGCCCCCGCACCCGGAACGTGATGGTGCGGGTCTCGGCTGGGTGA
- a CDS encoding Maf family protein, which yields MVPSARMILASESPRRRELLAAVGVPFRVVPSGVDEIPFPGESPARFVRRAALDKGEAVAALHPSSFVLSADTIVVADGRILGKPRDRAEARRMLSRLAGREHRVVTGICLLCRERGFRELGTEVTRVRFRPLTAAEVAAYARTGECDDKAGAYAAQGAGMLLIDRIAGSFSNVVGLPMTRVVAMLARARLIRVTRSGPAWYGYAGGPR from the coding sequence ATGGTCCCGTCGGCCCGCATGATCCTCGCCTCCGAGTCGCCCCGCCGCCGGGAACTTCTCGCCGCCGTCGGCGTTCCGTTCCGCGTGGTCCCGTCGGGGGTCGACGAAATCCCGTTCCCCGGCGAGTCTCCCGCGCGGTTCGTCCGCCGGGCCGCTCTTGACAAGGGGGAGGCGGTGGCAGCGCTGCACCCTTCGTCCTTTGTCCTGTCGGCGGACACGATCGTTGTGGCGGACGGCCGGATCCTCGGAAAGCCCCGGGATCGCGCGGAGGCGAGACGGATGCTCTCGCGCCTCGCCGGCCGTGAGCACCGGGTGGTCACAGGGATTTGCCTCCTTTGCCGCGAGCGCGGTTTCCGGGAACTCGGCACGGAGGTGACCCGGGTGCGGTTCCGCCCCCTCACGGCGGCCGAGGTCGCGGCCTACGCCCGCACGGGGGAGTGCGACGACAAGGCGGGGGCGTACGCGGCGCAGGGGGCCGGGATGCTGCTCATCGACCGGATCGCCGGGTCGTTCTCGAACGTGGTGGGCCTTCCGATGACCCGCGTCGTGGCGATGCTCGCGCGGGCGCGGCTGATCCGGGTCACGCGCAGCGGCCCGGCCTGGTACGGCTACGCGGGTGGACCCCGATGA
- the proC gene encoding pyrroline-5-carboxylate reductase, which yields MALGFLGAGNMGEAMIRGLLSAKLRSPEQVVVYDAAPGRGEDLRRRFGVVAARSVEELLGACDMVVVAVKPQVLSSVLSGIPRDAARGKTFVSIVAGAKISFYEKALGEGAKIVRTMPNTPALIGMGTTGIFFPPAINAGTRKEVLALFSSFGTVAEMPREELLDAVTALSGSGPAYAFLFLEALADGAVRAGMGRAEASLLAASTLEGAARMVRETGKHPAELKDMVMSPGGTTAAGVAALERGAFRATVMDAVLSAWQRCRELTG from the coding sequence ATGGCGCTCGGATTTCTCGGTGCGGGAAACATGGGGGAAGCGATGATCCGCGGGTTGCTCTCCGCGAAACTGCGTTCCCCGGAGCAGGTCGTGGTGTACGACGCGGCGCCCGGTCGGGGGGAGGATCTGCGCCGCCGGTTCGGGGTCGTCGCCGCCCGTTCCGTCGAGGAACTGCTGGGCGCCTGCGACATGGTGGTGGTCGCCGTGAAGCCGCAGGTCCTTTCGTCCGTCCTTTCCGGGATCCCCCGGGACGCGGCGCGCGGGAAGACGTTTGTCTCCATCGTGGCGGGCGCGAAGATCTCCTTCTACGAGAAGGCGCTCGGGGAAGGAGCGAAAATCGTGCGGACGATGCCCAACACGCCGGCGCTCATCGGGATGGGGACCACCGGGATCTTCTTCCCGCCCGCCATCAACGCGGGGACCCGGAAAGAGGTCCTCGCCCTGTTCTCCTCCTTCGGGACGGTGGCCGAGATGCCCCGCGAGGAGTTGCTCGACGCGGTGACCGCGCTCTCCGGCTCCGGTCCCGCCTACGCGTTCCTCTTCCTGGAGGCGCTCGCGGATGGCGCGGTGCGGGCGGGGATGGGCCGGGCCGAGGCCTCGCTCCTCGCGGCCTCGACCCTCGAGGGTGCGGCGCGGATGGTCCGTGAAACGGGGAAGCACCCCGCCGAACTCAAAGACATGGTGATGTCTCCCGGGGGGACGACGGCCGCCGGGGTGGCCGCCCTGGAGCGCGGGGCCTTCCGGGCGACGGTGATGGACGCGGTGCTTTCCGCCTGGCAGCGGTGCCGCGAGCTTACGGGCTGA
- a CDS encoding YggT family protein translates to MFVARNLVEALATIIDYALWAYMWAFILRAVLSWVSPDPYNPIVRALYAVTEPVLSRLRRKLPLFAGSIDFAPVVVVLVIVFLQRFVVRTLFDLALRMP, encoded by the coding sequence ATGTTCGTGGCGAGGAATCTTGTCGAGGCGCTGGCGACGATCATCGACTATGCGCTGTGGGCCTACATGTGGGCGTTCATCCTTCGCGCCGTGCTGTCGTGGGTCAGTCCCGATCCGTATAATCCCATCGTCCGCGCTCTCTACGCGGTGACCGAACCGGTTCTCTCCCGCCTGCGCCGGAAACTCCCGCTGTTCGCCGGCTCCATCGATTTCGCGCCGGTGGTCGTGGTCCTCGTCATCGTCTTCCTGCAGCGGTTCGTCGTGCGGACGCTGTTCGACCTCGCCCTCCGGATGCCGTGA
- a CDS encoding DUF167 domain-containing protein — MSIPDGPSATVSVRVVPRSSKEGVAGFEGGVVRIRLNAPAVEGKANEALVRFLAKAVGVPRSRITLVTGERGRSKIVRVAGVTREALMAALGL, encoded by the coding sequence GTGAGCATCCCGGACGGCCCCTCCGCCACGGTGTCGGTTCGCGTTGTCCCGCGCTCCTCGAAGGAAGGGGTGGCCGGGTTCGAGGGAGGAGTCGTGAGGATCCGCCTCAACGCCCCAGCCGTCGAGGGGAAAGCCAACGAAGCCCTCGTCCGCTTCCTTGCGAAGGCCGTGGGTGTTCCCAGGAGCCGCATCACGCTGGTCACGGGGGAGAGGGGGCGGAGCAAGATCGTCCGCGTTGCCGGCGTTACCCGCGAGGCCCTGATGGCCGCCCTCGGTTTATAG
- a CDS encoding branched-chain amino acid aminotransferase, which produces MQITVTQAPENQKRRKPKSGEKLGFGNYFSDHMFLMDYASGKGWGNARIVPYGPLSLAPSAMVLHYGQEIFEGMKAYLARDGAVCLFRPDRNAERLNRSAARMCLPEIPVEDQLTALRALVRLDREWIPREKGASLYIRPTMIATEAGLGVRPAAEVLFFIITGPVGAYYARGFEPVRILVEETYLRAARGGTGEAKTGANYAASLLAAKNAKAIGFDQVLWLDAEHRRFAEEVGTMNIFFVLRGELVTPPLSGSILPGVTRDTVLTLAREWKIPVAERPVEIDEVLKGAADGTLSEAFGSGTAAVISPVGSFSYGGKEVQVNRGGTGELSLRFYREITGIQYGEIEDRHRWIHRVE; this is translated from the coding sequence ATGCAGATCACGGTTACGCAGGCGCCGGAAAACCAAAAGAGGCGGAAACCGAAAAGCGGAGAAAAGCTCGGGTTCGGAAACTACTTCTCGGACCACATGTTCCTGATGGACTACGCGTCGGGAAAGGGATGGGGGAACGCGCGCATCGTCCCGTACGGGCCGCTGTCTCTCGCCCCTTCCGCGATGGTCCTGCACTACGGGCAGGAGATCTTCGAGGGGATGAAAGCGTACCTCGCGCGGGATGGCGCCGTCTGCCTCTTCCGTCCAGACCGGAACGCGGAGCGCCTGAACCGCTCGGCGGCGCGCATGTGCCTGCCGGAGATTCCGGTCGAGGACCAGCTCACCGCCCTCCGCGCCCTGGTACGGCTCGATCGGGAGTGGATCCCGAGGGAGAAAGGGGCTTCCCTGTACATCCGTCCCACGATGATCGCAACCGAAGCCGGGCTGGGCGTTCGCCCGGCGGCGGAGGTCCTGTTTTTCATCATCACGGGCCCGGTGGGGGCGTACTACGCGCGGGGATTCGAACCCGTCCGCATCCTCGTCGAGGAGACGTACTTGCGGGCGGCCCGGGGGGGGACGGGGGAAGCGAAAACGGGGGCGAATTACGCGGCGAGCCTCCTCGCGGCGAAGAACGCCAAGGCCATCGGGTTCGACCAGGTTCTCTGGCTGGACGCCGAGCATCGCCGCTTCGCGGAAGAGGTGGGGACGATGAACATCTTCTTCGTGCTCCGCGGCGAACTGGTCACCCCTCCGCTCTCCGGGTCGATTCTTCCCGGAGTGACGCGGGACACCGTCCTCACGCTTGCGCGGGAATGGAAGATCCCGGTGGCGGAGCGTCCGGTGGAGATCGATGAGGTCCTGAAGGGGGCCGCGGACGGAACGCTCTCGGAGGCGTTCGGATCCGGGACGGCGGCAGTCATCTCCCCGGTGGGTTCCTTCTCCTACGGCGGGAAGGAGGTCCAGGTCAACCGGGGGGGGACGGGGGAACTTTCCCTGCGCTTCTACCGGGAGATCACGGGGATCCAGTACGGGGAGATCGAGGACCGCCACCGATGGATCCACCGGGTGGAGTGA
- a CDS encoding FKBP-type peptidyl-prolyl cis-trans isomerase, which translates to MKRRLAMAMCGVVALSGASFAADALELKTDKEKISYSIGMDIGGNLKRGSVEVDPDLLARGLKDSYGGGKTILTDDQARQAIADFQKAQMAKQAETVKILSEKNKADGEKFLEENAKKEGVKVLPSGLQYKELTPGTGKSPKSTDTVTTHYKGTLIDGAEFDSSYKRGEPATFPVSGVIPGWTEALQLMKEGAKWQLFIPSKLAYGEKGVGQVIGPNATLIFEVELLTVK; encoded by the coding sequence ATGAAGAGACGGCTTGCGATGGCGATGTGCGGCGTGGTCGCGCTCTCGGGGGCGTCGTTCGCGGCGGATGCCCTGGAGTTGAAAACCGACAAGGAGAAGATCAGCTACAGCATCGGCATGGACATCGGCGGGAACCTGAAGCGGGGATCCGTCGAGGTGGACCCGGACCTGCTGGCGAGAGGATTGAAGGACAGCTACGGCGGGGGGAAGACGATCCTCACCGATGATCAGGCGCGCCAGGCGATCGCGGACTTCCAGAAGGCGCAGATGGCGAAACAGGCGGAGACCGTGAAAATACTCTCGGAAAAGAACAAGGCCGACGGAGAGAAGTTCCTTGAGGAGAACGCGAAGAAAGAGGGCGTGAAGGTCCTTCCGAGCGGTCTTCAGTACAAGGAGCTCACGCCGGGCACGGGGAAAAGTCCGAAGTCCACCGACACCGTGACGACGCATTACAAGGGAACGCTGATCGACGGCGCGGAGTTCGACAGCTCCTACAAGCGCGGCGAGCCGGCGACGTTCCCGGTTTCGGGTGTGATTCCCGGCTGGACCGAGGCGCTCCAGTTGATGAAGGAAGGGGCGAAGTGGCAGCTGTTCATACCGTCCAAGCTCGCCTACGGCGAGAAGGGTGTCGGGCAAGTGATCGGACCCAACGCCACGCTGATCTTCGAGGTGGAGCTGCTCACGGTCAAGTGA
- a CDS encoding L-lactate MFS transporter translates to MNRWFRVAGGVSLNLCLGAAYVYSVFLTPLQREFGWTRSELSFAFTLSIAFIAMGVLAGGRWQDRRGPAAVSLVGALLFSSGIFLSRYTGSLAWLYGCYGVVVGLGSGIGYTCPLSVGMKWFPERRGLVTGMMVMGYGAGGAVIAPLAGYLVERFGWRDTFGILGAGFLAVTVAGSMFLRNPPEGWHPPGWSPPAAGKGAARGGRDFLPREMVGTGAFRRMWVAYAFGTAAGLMVIGHLAAFALGAGFSARDAALSVGVLSVGNGCGRIASGWMSDHVGRVRTLFLVMGATALLLFLAPGVSTVPLLFAGVFLIGYCYGSQLAVFPSTTADYFGMRNLGNNYGLLLTAWGVAGIIGPMAGGWIFDATHGYATAFRIAALLAVAAAAMIATVKAPPAR, encoded by the coding sequence GTGAACCGCTGGTTCCGCGTCGCCGGCGGCGTGAGCTTGAACCTTTGCCTTGGCGCCGCGTACGTCTACAGCGTGTTTCTCACCCCCCTCCAGCGGGAGTTCGGCTGGACACGTTCGGAGCTCTCCTTCGCATTCACCCTCTCGATCGCCTTCATCGCCATGGGCGTGCTGGCCGGGGGGCGATGGCAGGACCGCCGGGGTCCCGCCGCCGTCTCCCTGGTCGGCGCGCTCCTCTTTTCCTCGGGGATCTTTCTCTCCCGTTACACCGGCTCGCTTGCGTGGTTATACGGCTGCTACGGCGTCGTGGTGGGGTTAGGCAGCGGAATCGGGTACACGTGCCCCCTCTCCGTCGGGATGAAGTGGTTCCCCGAGCGCCGGGGGCTGGTCACGGGAATGATGGTGATGGGATACGGCGCGGGAGGCGCCGTGATCGCCCCGCTGGCGGGGTACCTGGTCGAACGCTTCGGGTGGCGCGACACCTTCGGGATCCTCGGCGCCGGGTTTCTCGCGGTGACGGTGGCCGGCTCGATGTTTCTGCGGAACCCCCCGGAAGGGTGGCATCCTCCGGGATGGAGCCCCCCGGCGGCGGGGAAGGGGGCGGCGCGGGGCGGCCGGGATTTCCTCCCGCGGGAGATGGTGGGCACCGGCGCCTTCCGCCGGATGTGGGTCGCCTACGCCTTCGGAACCGCGGCCGGACTGATGGTGATCGGGCATCTCGCTGCCTTCGCCCTGGGGGCGGGGTTCTCCGCCCGCGATGCCGCCCTCTCCGTGGGGGTGCTTTCGGTGGGGAACGGGTGCGGCCGGATCGCCTCGGGGTGGATGTCGGATCACGTCGGACGCGTTCGGACGCTTTTCCTGGTGATGGGTGCGACCGCCCTGCTCCTCTTCCTCGCCCCCGGGGTTTCGACCGTGCCGCTGCTCTTCGCCGGCGTCTTCCTCATCGGCTATTGCTACGGTTCGCAGCTCGCCGTCTTCCCGTCGACGACGGCCGACTATTTCGGGATGCGAAACCTCGGGAACAACTACGGCCTCCTGCTGACGGCATGGGGGGTCGCCGGAATCATCGGTCCGATGGCCGGAGGATGGATCTTCGACGCCACCCACGGCTACGCAACGGCGTTCCGGATCGCGGCCCTCCTTGCGGTCGCCGCCGCCGCGATGATTGCAACGGTCAAGGCTCCCCCGGCCAGGTAG